A stretch of DNA from Catenulispora acidiphila DSM 44928:
CGCCGCCGGCGATCAGCACTCTGGCCAGGCGATTGGCGCGCTCGTTCACCGCGCCATAAGAAAGTGTTTCTTCTCCCGCGATAAGTGCGGTGTCGCGGGAATGTCTCAGGGCAGCGTCATCCCATATCTGGGACAGATGGCGTCGCACGGCATTCTCCTCTCACCAGAGTCAGGACTCGGATTTTCGCCACCGTATGCCGCCCCGGAGCCCGGCCGCCATCCCCCACCTTGGTAGAGCGAAGAGCCCGGAATAGCACTACCAACATGGGGGATAGTGCGCGGCGCGCGACGGGCCTAGCGTTCGGAAAAAGGGATGTCGCGCTCTGACAGAAGGATCCTGACAAAAAGGATGGTGTTTTCGGAGATGACCGAGGTAATCGTCGTCGGCGGCGGTCCGGCCGGATCGACCGCAGCCGCCCTACTGGCCAAGAACGGAGTTTCGGTCACGCTCCTGGAACGCGAGGCGTTCCCCCGCTACCACGTCGGCGAGTCGATCACGTACTCGTGCCGGGGCGTGCTGGACTACATCGGCGCGCTGGAGAAGATCGAAGCCCGCGGCTACACCCGCAAGACCGGCGTGCTGCTGCGCTGGGGACAGGAGCTGGACTGGGCGATCGACTGGACCGCGCAGTTCGGGCCGGACGTGCGCTCCTGGCAGGTGGACCGGGAGGACTTCGACCAGGTGCTGCTGCAGCACGCGGCCGAGTGCGGCGCCCAGGTCCTGGAGCAGGCGCAGGTCAAGCGGGTGGTGTTCGAGGACGGCCGCGCCGTCGGCGTCGAGTGGACGCCCCAGGGCCACAGCGAGCCGCAGATCACCCGCGCGGACCTGGTCCTCGACGCCTCGGGCCGGGCCGGTCTGATCAGCGCCCAGCACTTCCGCGACCGCCGCGCCACCGAGATCTTCCGCAACGTCGCGATCTGGGGCTACTGGGACGGCGGCGAGCTGCTGCCGGACAGTCCGTCCGGGAGCATCAACGTCATCTCCTCGCCCGAGGGCTGGTACTGGGTCATCCCGCTGAGCGGGAACCGGTTCAGCGTCGGCTACGTCACGCACAAATCAGTGTTCGTCGAGCGGCGCAAGGACTACGACACCCTGGACGACATGCTCGCGGCGGTGGTTGCCGAGTCGCCGACGGTGAGCGAGGCGATGGCCAAGGGCACGGTCCGCCCGGGCGCCCGGGTCGAGCAGGACTTCTCCTACGCGGCCGACAGCTTCTGCGGCCCGGGCCACTTCCTGGTCGGCGACGCGGCCTGCTTCCTGGACCCGCTGCTGTCCACCGGCGTGCACCTGGCCATCTACAGCGGACTGCTCGCGGCCGCCTCGGTGCTCTCGATCGAGAACGGCGACGTCACCGAGACCGAGGCCTACGCGTTCTACGAGTCCCGCTACCGCAACTCCTACGAGCGGCTGTTCACGCTGGTCGCGGGCTTCTACCAGAAGCACGCCGGCAAGGACCGCTACTTCGAGCTGGCCAAGGCCCTGACCCGGGAGCACAAGGGGCTGGAGGGCAGCGCCGACCTGGCGTTCGGCGAGATCACCTCCGGCATCACCGACCTGCGCGAGGCCAAGGACGA
This window harbors:
- a CDS encoding NAD(P)/FAD-dependent oxidoreductase, with amino-acid sequence MTEVIVVGGGPAGSTAAALLAKNGVSVTLLEREAFPRYHVGESITYSCRGVLDYIGALEKIEARGYTRKTGVLLRWGQELDWAIDWTAQFGPDVRSWQVDREDFDQVLLQHAAECGAQVLEQAQVKRVVFEDGRAVGVEWTPQGHSEPQITRADLVLDASGRAGLISAQHFRDRRATEIFRNVAIWGYWDGGELLPDSPSGSINVISSPEGWYWVIPLSGNRFSVGYVTHKSVFVERRKDYDTLDDMLAAVVAESPTVSEAMAKGTVRPGARVEQDFSYAADSFCGPGHFLVGDAACFLDPLLSTGVHLAIYSGLLAAASVLSIENGDVTETEAYAFYESRYRNSYERLFTLVAGFYQKHAGKDRYFELAKALTREHKGLEGSADLAFGEITSGITDLREAKDDSGLGDRPIRESVAEAASRRSKVQDLLSATEQAQQRAEAGLPNTGGDRGRSRVQIDADDLYDAATGLHLVMEPRLGIQRAAVPAAG